Within the Zea mays cultivar B73 chromosome 10, Zm-B73-REFERENCE-NAM-5.0, whole genome shotgun sequence genome, the region TGCTAGTGTCGTTCTGTTAAAGTACAGAGAGCAAATTGTAGTGACCTTTTTGTGTATATCGAATACACGGTGATGGCAATTCGGCCGGTGCATGGTATGTGTGAGAAACTCGCGCACAATTTCTACATGCATCTTTCTACACGTCGTACCATGTGTGTTGTTGGATTGGCTATCTGTGGGCTTGTGTGGCTCTGTTAAAAATTGCAGATTCAACTATGTCGGTAGCATGGCAAGGGATTTCTGGAGAAAGAATTGGACACTGTTTTACTATCGTGGAACAATATTCCAAACAAGCTCCGATCCAAGTCCCAAGAAAACTGTGGTGCTGTAGATTTGGCCTGCTACCGTGGTGCTGTAGACAAAAACAGGCTACGGCCACAAACACCGAGCAAAGCGGCCGTCCGGTTCTGCAGACCTAGTTGAATGAGGATTTGGGTTTTGCTTCACCCTGCTCCTCTATTATTCATTCGAGAACGTGCGAAGTTCATCGAAGAAACAGAAGAGAAGAAGGTACTACtgtactagagagagagagagacgcgtGGGAGTTGTTTTTTTCCATCCGCAAGGTTCGTCCGGTGTACCTGTTCATTTTGGTTCATGAATCATGATGAGTTAGATTCTTTGGACCCCGGAACAGTCTCTGTTGGCCCGAGGGGCCTGCCGCTGCCGGTCAAAAAGTGTGGGCCTGCGTTGCTTCGTCCTGCGGATGTGAGGGCGAACGAGCCTGTAACACTTAGGTTTTGCCTTGCCTGAACGTGCGGTTTCAGTTCCATCACAGCTGAGAGAGACagtgagcgagagagagagagcatacATCAGGCACACGCGCATGGTATTCTTCTGAACTCGATAACACTATCCATCTCAAGGAACAGGCATCAAACTGCCGCTCTGCTTGCTGACAGCCAGCCACACAGGCTTCTAATCCACATGCCGCTCAACACATAAACGGCGGACAACAAGCTAGGAGAGAGAGACCTGACCAGGCAGGTCACGAGAGTACTACTAGGAGTATAATACAAGGCGGCTGATACGGACACGCACGCTTGCTTTAGTTTCTTGCTAGGAGGTCGAATCGGGTCAGTCAGGCGCCTGGAAACTCAACTCCACGGCGCGCACGCAGACGCGGCAGCACTTGCGCGGTTCCCTCCGGACAGACAGACCGGCTCCTCCTCAGTCCTCACCTTCGCCTGGCCGTGTGCGCCGGCGCCCACAGGTCGGCCCCGTTGCTCTGGGTCAGCTGCAGCGTCAGGTCCACCGGCACCAGGCACAGCCCGCGGCTCCGGAGGCTGTAGCGCTGGGGGTCCTGGATCACATGCATGTGTTACACAACGATCTCGTGCTGCTACTAGGTTTCTTTCTTGCACCAAATAGCAGATGGTGTATGTTAGTATGTATGTATGGAGACGAGGTTTAGGGTTCTACAGGCTTGCGTCAAGAACTCATCAGTGGAGACGAAGACGAGGGACGGCGGAAGCTCACCTCAGGCGCAGCGCCAGCGGCCGGAGGAGCGCGCATGTAAGGGGAGCTCAGGACCTGCAGCAAAAGGATTCCCATGGACATCATCAGCTAGCGGGAAAAAAACGAAGGATAAGCGAACGGAAGGTGCGGTGGTCGCCGAAAATAGTAGAGACCTCCAGCTGCTGGTGCAGGAACTTGATGTACCCCGACGCCTCCTGCAGGACAGAAGCCGTGTCGGTCTGCAGCAACGAGGAGAGCAAAGGCGATGAATATAATCAATCCACTTGCGCGGCGCGGGTGAGAAAACACCGCAGGAATAAtgcagcaaaaaaaaaaaaaaacttgcAAAACACTAGCACCTTTCCGAACGGTGACACGAGCTGCTGGAGCGCTGCGACCCTCTCGCCGATCTTGTCCTTCTTCTCCTGCACAGTcgtcgcagcagcagcagcagcaccaacAAGAAAAAAAACTTGAGCCAAACAGATAGCCATGGGAGACCGgagacgtacgtacgtacgtacggggGACAGTGGACACTGGCATCGTACGGTGCGTGCGTGCGTACGTACCTTTGGTGATACGGGCGCGAGTCTGGGGCTGGCATTCCTCGGCTTCTTCGACGACATGCTGCCGAACTCCTCCGAGCTGGTGGCCGCGGCGGCGGGGACGGCGACGGCCTTGCCACTGAAGTAGCTGTCCGTGTGGTTCCTCTTGCTGTGGTTGGCCACCTCGGCCATCATCATCTTCTTCAGTTCAGTCTCGGGCTCAAAGTAGCTCCTTGCCCTGTTTTTCCTGCTGAAATTCGGGAGGAAAGGCGTAGGTCAGACAGAGTAGACgagcctccttgctcctgctaggGTGAAAGATGACTTTTTACAGCTGTAGCCGTAGCCGTTGGTTCAGACGATTTCAGAACCATTTTTTTCTGTACAGGAACATCCCTTCTGCAAAACCAGTCGAAATGAAAAAGGATTTGGTCTTCTTTTTTTTCAGTTCACTGGGAAGCTTGTTAATGTTCTGTCTTCACCTTCGGACGCGAGTGCAGGGTGGCAGAACTGTCGTACcgttgccccccccccccccccccccccgggtcTTTCACATCCGAAACCGACGATTTTGTTTAATTGGAGACTTTGTTTTGCTACCAAAAATCCAAATGCACTGGGCGCTGCCATTTGGACCGTAATTACCCCGAAGGTTCCCTTTGCCAGCACAAAACAAATTGGTTGGGAGTGATCAGACTGGAGAAGACAAGAGGTCTCATCATCTCATATGCAGGCACTGCGAGGCACCGCGGAGTTTTAAGCTACAGCTTTAGCGAGAGCTCGAGGACCTTATCTTCGTTCCCAGTCAGGCTTTTAAAACAATTGCAGGATTGAATGATTGGTCAGAGCAAAAAAAAAAACTAAGGTGATCCTTATCCGTCGGCATTAGAAAACAGATGCATGTAAGGACACATTATAGGAGCTTTATTATTATTATGATCAGTGACTAATTAACAAACGCGTATTTATTCTCGTCATCACACAGCAGAGTCCAGTTAGGAGGCGGCGGGGCCCCATGCATCTATCCTCTGGCCTCTGGCGCATGCGGAAGACAACAGGCAGGCGCCAGCTGTCGGTCAGGCTAGGCTAGCGGCTAGCGACGCTGCTGGTGCAACTGCCCtagcctagctagctagctagcgttCTTCCATTTGGGCGTCATTCCAGGGGGGGGCTTTGATTGAGAGCTTCAGACAAAGCAGGCGGCGCGCCCCACTGACTGCGTACTACTACTACTGTGGTGCTACTACAGGTTTGGACTGTACGTATATGTACTACAGACATTTGAAAGTTGGAAGCAGCTAGGCTAGTAGGCAGACAGGATCATTAGGGCTGGGCCTGAGCTACTGGAACGGACGTTTACATAGATGAACGCCCCTGGCAACTGGCATCATTTCCCTTctatcttcttcttctttttttcttcCTTGAAGAAGGTTCTGAACCCTTATGGGTGGGTTCGTTCGTTCACGGATCGTCCATCCATACTACCGAGTGTACAGTTCACGTTGTAGTATATATTTCTAACAAACTTGGTGCTCTTTATTGGAGAGAACAAATATGGTTGTGGAACCAACAGACAGACAAGCTCTGGGAAGTAAAAGCGGACAAAAGGGATAGCTTTGTCCCCTTTGGACGACGCACGCTGGCAGCAGAGAACCATTCGTGATCATACTGACTGACGAATTTGTCAAGTAGCACCGGGTTGTTTGCAGTTCCGAGCATCAAATCTAAGCTACCCCCCCTTCCCCCCCCGGCGGTATTTTGCCATCGCCTAATTCCTCCTTTACTACAGAGACGCCTCCTTTACTAGTCCTCTGCAAGCATCTGCTTGCTTCAATGAAGCGAGTACAACAAGAGAAAAAGAGAAATAAATGGACGCGAGATCACGAGTACCGGCAGCCTTTAAACCAAGAGTGGGAGGCATTCAGTGCGCTCGTCGTCCTACCAGAGAgatagagagtgagagagagactaATCGCGCGTCTAATTAAATCCGGTCGCCGACGTAGGCCGATATCCGCCGTAGCCACCCGGGAGCCAGCTGTGTGCGGAAAGGACACGGGAGCCAGCCGAGAGAGACCCGCtcgccgcctgcctgcctgcccgcCCGCCCGCGCGTCCGGACACGTACGCGCGCTGCGCCGCGTCATCTCTTACATGCACACGCCATGGCTGGGCTGGATGCTGCCTACTCTCTGGACTATCTCTCTCTTTCTTTATGCGTGTCAGCGTGTGTCGGTGTGTGCTTGTTTGTCGATGGAAGATAGAAGAGAAGAAACAAAGGATCATGAACATGGCAGGAAGGCAGAGAGGTTGACGCATAGATAGATCACTTGCGGTTGAGCGAAGAAAGAAGCCCCTGTTTGTCTGAAAGACCGGCCGGGCAAAGAAATCAATTAATTAAAGGCCGTCGCCATGGCTAACTAACCTACCCGATCGATGATACCGCACCGCAGCAGCACGTACAAGCTGGTCGTCGAGGAGTATCTAGCTACGAGCATGTATAAGAACACAGCTATATATGTGTGTGGAGAGATAAGGGTTAATTAAAGCTGAAAGGGAGAGGCTCTTACCAGGATCAATCAGCGGCGACGGACCACTGCGTGCGCGTGCGCGCGGAAGGAGATCGAGCGGGCACAGCTGGGGGAACCTCGTCGGGATGGCACGGCCGAACCAGCGGCAGAGCGCGCGGGGCGAGCGCTTCTTCTCGCGGCGGCCGGCGTGCAGCGCGGCCAGTTATTTCGTCCTGGTAGCCCGGAGCCGCGCGCGCGGGGCGAGCGCTTCTTCTCGAGGCGGCCGGCGTGCAGCGCGGCCAGTTATTTCGTCCTGATAGCCCGGAGAGGAGAACGAAGAGGCACCTGGCGAAGGAGGAGGAGAGGTTGTGCTGGGGAAGGACAAGACGAGGCCTACGCGCGCAGGAGGGTTTAAGGATGGATGGGCGCAGCGCAGTGCAGTGGAGAGGGACCGGGCCGGGCACATTTGGGATCAGGGAAGACGGAGGGCCCTCGCTCGCCGTTTATATACAGAAGAAGAGGAGAATAGTTGCTAGCTATTGCGAGTCTGCGTTCCCAACCTGGGTCTGGGTGTGTGTGTGCTGCAACCcgcagatagatagatagatggaTGGATGGATAGATTTACTCGAGTTTTTCAAAGGCAAGTAAACTATCTGCACTCTATCTCTATATGCGCTTAAACGACGCAAAGCAGACCGATGGGGTTCCCGTTCCTCATCACGAAATCGTTAGGTGCACCTCCCGGAcgggctagctagctagctactgGGGTGCGTAGGGACAAGCAAGGGGGAAAGGAGATGCTGTGCACACCAACTGCTACCGGTTCCGGCGTGACAGCAACTCTGGCGAGGACGGGACGAGACGAGACGAGACGAGCGTGGCGTGCATGGCATGGCATGCCATGCCGATCTCTTCTCCCTCCCTGTATGCTGTATGGTGTGTCCCGACGTCAGTGCGCCTAGCGCTTCCATTCCATCCGTGGCTAGGAattgcctttttctttttccttgcgTGGCTCCTTTTCCGTTcccttttgtttttttttttccCGGCCGCATCGGCCTCGGTGACAGCTAATATCCAGAGGGTGGAGACAGAGAGTGGGAGGGAGGGGGCGGCGAGAGCGACAGAGGGATCGGCGAGACGAGGACAGGAGGTGACGCCAGATGCGCTGCCCACAGGCCACAGCAGCACAGCGGCAGGGCGTGCGACGAGGCGGGACCGGACCGGACGGCGACAACCCGAGGGTTTTACTACTCTCTTCATCTCTTGTAGACTAGGAGTACTTGCGTTTCGGCCGATCGATGTCGTCGGGCtggcgggcggggcggggcggggccggCCTCGGCTCCGTTCCGTCTGCGCACGCAATGCATGGTGGCGTGGCGTGCCGTGCCGTGCCGCGTGAAAAGGctgctgcctgcctgcctgccctgGTGCCTTGTGCGTTCATGCTCTGGCACGGGAAGAAGGCGACTTTTCCGCGGCGGGCGGGCGGGAACACGGGCCGTGCCCGTGCGTCGGTGCgtgcggctgcggctgcggcctaCTACTACCGTGCAGCGGGGCGCGCGCCCGGGCGTGGACAAAGGAGGATTCGGAATGATACGTGGGGCGGGGCCTGGGCTGCGCGGGTAGGTGGTCGCGTGTCGCTTGTGCCACAGCTGCGGCACGTATGCGCCGCGCGCGCGTAGGACATCGCCTGGGCTCTAGCTGCCTCTGGGAAGGATCGCCCGGCCGCATGTCTCTACTACCTACGTGCACAACTCAACTTTGATAAAGAAAACCACTGCAGAAATACGCCAAGAATCTTGAACAAGGACAAACCGAGTTAGTATTATATACCTAATAACCTAGTGATGTTCTGCTCTGCGGCTGTGCCCATGCACGTGAGTCTACGGTCGAATGGGTCAGCCCTTTTTTTCTTCCCATCTGAGTACGAACTTCTAGACTGGGCAGTTTTATTTGTACAAACAAACTTGTCGACGATGATCAGTTAATAACTGGTTTACGTTACGTACGAGTACGAGCCGCGCTTGTCTTGACGGCCTGGATCAGTAGTTGGCTAGTTGCACGCATGCGTGCGTGCGTGCTAGTACAAGTATGTATCGACCTTTTCGCTTTTTCCGGATCAGTAGTTGCTGTGGCCGACAGTTTAACCCACTCAGGACCTCCATGTCTTTAATTTGAGTGAATTGCCTGTTTGAGCACCGCAGATTCCATTCCACCCCATCTCAATCTCTTTCGGCGCCTCCCGGTTCACCTCACATgatccaacagtgaccccaacggCGACGTCCGGCCGTCCCCTGCGTCGCCGTTCATGGCACGAGACGACTACTGCACTAGCTAGCTGACACTTGACAGCCAGCCAACAGCGCGCGCGCTCTCGCCTCTCGGCTCACTTGCTGCTGCAGGGATTTCAAGCACCGAACGGGGGCTGCCGGCTGCGTCTGCGTGCGGCCCCGCCTGTCCCGATCCGCGCCACGGCTGGCGCGCCTCCACGGCGACGGCGACCGCGTCGCGAATCGTTTTCCCTTTCCTCTGCCTCCAGCTCATCCGAGCGCGCGCCATGCACGAGTCCACACGACGGCTTTCGCGCGCGGGCGAACGCCAAGGACTGGACTGGACTGGTGGGCGGGGTCCACGCGCTTCCACCGCCTCCTGTCCTGGCGAGTCGCTGTCTGAAAGAGATCTttttagggcatgtacagtggcgtTTAATATGGAGGCTCTTAAGGTGTTTAAGGGGTgtatttgcaaaaaaatcttagagtcgtctctccgtgaagagacgcctctggctcgtaaaccaagtagtAACAGACGCCTCACTTCCTACTGTACGAATTtatcgtctgttctatcgatctgcTGCTGTACAAATGCATTTAATTATGTATTTATTAGTAGACTACatttatagacactccattgtataatagagtctcttagttgtctcttgtgcttagagaaccgttttggtgtctctccactgtacatgcccttatgTGCCGCGCCGCTGCCTGCCTACGCAGTTGTTTTGCGCTCTGCTAGACCAGTGAACTCGCCTACGTACGCTACTTGCGTTGGTCTCGTGTAATTAGTATGCGTGTGGGAGAGAAACGAAATCGACACGACCGCCCGGCGCCCGGGCCGGGtatccggcggcggcggcggcggtcagggttgcttctcgaGAAACGTAGATGAACAGAACATGCCTCGTCACAAGCTGAAACATGTGTTGATTAGAAACGATTTCCGCCACGGCACCGGCATAAACAGGTCGCGGAACCAGCTGAGCAGCTAACGTTGTTCAAAGACCAACGGCCATATGTTTGGTTGCTCTCGTTTCTTATGTATATACCATGTGTTTGTGTTTGGTTTCCCGCATATGAATACTGATATAATCATATGTTTGATTATGGCTCTCCATATATATTTACTATGGCTGGACCTATGTTTGATTCGCTGCATCTAGTCATATTTGCACGCACACACCGACATAATCTAAACTTATTTGCCAGCATCCATTTATACGTAGAAATTGATATTACCTAGTAAAACAATCTCATGGGAACTTGGCTACACACGTCAAAACATCCAATCACATGAATACTGTataccttctctctctctctctcgaaaAGATTATGGAATATTACATATCTGCACCGGCTGATTCTTCTTCCTGCGTCTGCTGCGCCGCGAATCGTGTCGCGGTCCGCGCGCGGGGAAGCAATCCCGTCCGGAACTTGAGGGCGCGCCGCTCGTGCAAGTGGCCGGGCGGGCCGGGGGTGCTCAATGCAAGTCGCAAACCCAGGCTACGTGTCTACCTACCCTACCCAGACGGGGGTTTGGTTTGTTTAACTCATTTTCGGTGATCGCATGTGCTTATAGCTTCGTAATCCCAATTCGAATTTGTTATGGAACGACGTGCATGCCGCTGGGTTCATCATGCGTTCCTTCCTAACCAAGACACCAGAAAACGCCAAGATCACCTAGGGTGCTCACTTCTTCCAAAATTTTCGCGTCCCGCATCTAGGTCCTTCCTCCCTCATATTTCATATTTACGTGTCAGGATTTCCTACTCTCTAAGACCGTCTGCAGTAGTATACATAGTTTATCCAAAATACTATTTTGTACTATTCTACACTAGACTGTACTATTTATATAGATACAGTGAAGTTTGAATCTACGTATGAGATATGTAATACCGCGCTTGTCTCTCGCTTTTTGTTTTGGCCGCGCGCGTGAACTACACGGTGAAAGAACATGGCGGCGTGCGGCACATGCAGTCCCTAGAGCACGACACGTGCAAGTATAATAGAAAGGCCCATTTGCCAGAGCCCATACGCAGGGGCACATATGGCTAGACGAAGATGTCTTTTTAATTTAGTCCAGTTTCCACGATTAAAACACTCCTTAGATTTTTTTTAACCTGCCCTAATAATATTTTTTGGAGGAAATTTTTTAACATCCTTTGGATTTACGATCGTTCGTCACTTCGACAGACGTAGCATGCGAAGTTGCCACCGGCGTCTGATTGACCGACCGACAGACCATCACAGGTACTGTACAAGGGAGCCGGGTCTTAATAAGTGACAGAGATCCAACAGAAACTCTCCCGTCTTTTCTGTTCTGTAGCGAATAAAAAAACACATATGAGTATTTTCCACAATCCACAGCACCCGGCGAGGGCGGCCAGCGGCAGCAGGTCAATTTTAAGCAGCAGATTCATCTACTACATCACCCCACGCAGAAAACTCAGGACGGCAAAAGATTGTTTTGTAAATCATGTAAATATTATTTGTTTAATTATGCTATCTGATACAACTATATTTTAATAGAGTGGCTGGCGTGTTTCATATCGTCTAGAGTAAAAGTAAAACTGATGCGATGTTGTAGCCCGACAGTAAAAGACGTGCAAGTGTTGCGATAGATAAAGACTAATTAATAGCAGTGTCAGATAATATAATTGATAGTTGATGTGGTGTGTCATTTGGTTATAAAAAGCATTGATACATATAAAATACATgttttttttattaaaaaaattAATTTGGCACGGCTCGAGCCTGAATGGCTCGGCTCACTTTTTTCACTTTTTCGACGAGCTTAAAAAATAGGCTCCACTCCGCTCTAAACCACTTAAAGCTCGAACTGCGAGCCTAAGTTTTTTTTTTCCGGCCCTACCGTCATCTGCTCACAGTCACACCCACAGAATGGGTAGAAGACCACGAGCAGAAGGTACAAGACGGCGACAAAAGCGGTGAATTCAACGTGGACTTGCTCCGAATACGTGTGCGGTGAAACAGTGATCGCCTACACACCGTTTATTGATTCAGCCTTTAAACCCTTGCTGCATACAATGCAATCGTAAAGTACAAGCGCTCTGCAAGCGTACACGTTGTGTCGAAACAACATGCATATCACAGCTGCTTCATTATTCAGGTCGAAGTCGAACAAACAGGCTCAGCTAGCCCCGGCGTTTTATTGTCACTATTGCTCGGTTTCGCGCGCGAGGGTGCGATGCGACGCCGAGCACAAGGCCTGAAGGCCCCCGCCGTCCGCCGATGCCGCCTAGCCTAGCAGGTGAGGTTGGGCCCGGGGTCGACGCCGAGCTGGCGGCAGTACTGCCTGTAGTAGCCGACGCGCGCGTTCATCTGGGCGGGGTTGTTCCCGCCGCACTCGAGGGCGCCGTTGATGGCCCTGGTGGTGGCGCCGAACCCCTGCGGCACCACCCCGTGCACGCTGTTCATCCAGAACCAGAGCGCCGCCTTGAACGCCACCACGGCGTCCCGCGCCACCCTGCCGGGGTCCCCGAGCCCGTCGAAGCCGAtggccctccccgcgggcccgtaGTTGTAGTTCCACGAGATCTGCAGCGGGCCGCGCCCGTAGTACTTCTGCCCCGCGGCGCACGGCCACTGCCTCTTGGTCGGGTCGCAGTAGGCGTTGCTCTTGTTGATCTCGCTGATGTAGCAGAAATCTGCCCGTGGACACAGACACAGCAGCGGAAAATTTTCCAAAAAAAAAATTGATCAGCATGATGGGTCAAAAATCAAAGAACCTGCGCCGCGCTGAAGAGCGAGGTTAATAGATAGAGCCAGCTTACGCCCGGTCTCGTGCGTGGCGTGCGCGAAGAAGGCGGCGATCTCGCGCTTGCCCTGCACCTGCGACCCGCCATGGGCGAAGCCTGGGTACGCCTTGACGGCGCTCAGGAACGCGCTCCGGGTGTAGAAGTTCTTGCCCTCGCACCCGCTCCCGGCCTGGCTCTTGATGCCGTTGAAGAAGGAGCCGGTGACGACGCTAGCCACGTTCGCACCACCGCCGccactgctgccgccgccgcccgagCGGCACGGGCCCGACTGGCACCCGTCGCCGCAGTACTCGTCGGTCGTGCCGCAGTAGCCAAACTTGCTGCAGCATACGTTTGGCTGGCAGCCGCAGTTCTGCGCGGCGGCCGGGCCGGCGACAGCGCAGAGGAGTGATAGCCCGAGAGTCACCAGCTGGGCCGCCGAGACCCTCGGCGCGCCTGCCTTTGCCATAGCCATACTGGATCAGTGAGATCAGTATTTGAGCTTCTGACAAATACTGAGGTGATGTCAGGTGTCACAAGGGTTGCCGCCCCTTATATAGAGATCAGAGCGTGCATCCTGTCGATGCATGGCATGCGACGTGGAAGACATTGGTGGAGTGGCTGTTCCGGTCCAGTCCACCGTTGCACCGGTGGCATGACTCTTTCCACATTTTATGACGACCTTTTGACACATGGGTTAGCATGTATCGTATCGACAAGCAATCTCACTCTAGCGTAGGTTCAGATCATCAGATTTGGACTGCCGCCGACCGTCGCTCGAATGCTCGGTGGAAACCCCGCACATGCTACCTGTGCTACAAG harbors:
- the LOC100193902 gene encoding uncharacterized protein isoform X1; this translates as MMMAEVANHSKRNHTDSYFSGKAVAVPAAAATSSEEFGSMSSKKPRNASPRLAPVSPKEKKDKIGERVAALQQLVSPFGKTDTASVLQEASGYIKFLHQQLEVLSSPYMRAPPAAGAAPEDPQRYSLRSRGLCLVPVDLTLQLTQSNGADLWAPAHTARRR
- the LOC100193902 gene encoding uncharacterized protein isoform X3 encodes the protein MMMAEVANHSKRNHTDSYFSGKAVAVPAAAATSSEEFGSMSSKKPRNASPRLAPVSPKEKKDKIGERVAALQQLVSPFGKTDTASVLQEASGYIKFLHQQLEVLSSPYMRAPPAAGAAPEKPSSSTRSLCNTCM
- the LOC100193902 gene encoding uncharacterized protein isoform X2, coding for MMMAEVANHSKRNHTDSYFSGKAVAVPAAAATSSEEFGSMSSKKPRNASPRLAPVSPKEKKDKIGERVAALQQLVSPFGKTDTASVLQEASGYIKFLHQQLEVLSSPYMRAPPAAGAAPEVSFRRPSSSSPLMSS
- the LOC100216890 gene encoding endochitinase B precursor yields the protein MAMAKAGAPRVSAAQLVTLGLSLLCAVAGPAAAQNCGCQPNVCCSKFGYCGTTDEYCGDGCQSGPCRSGGGGSSGGGGANVASVVTGSFFNGIKSQAGSGCEGKNFYTRSAFLSAVKAYPGFAHGGSQVQGKREIAAFFAHATHETGHFCYISEINKSNAYCDPTKRQWPCAAGQKYYGRGPLQISWNYNYGPAGRAIGFDGLGDPGRVARDAVVAFKAALWFWMNSVHGVVPQGFGATTRAINGALECGGNNPAQMNARVGYYRQYCRQLGVDPGPNLTC